In a genomic window of Deinococcus aquiradiocola:
- a CDS encoding FecR domain-containing protein — protein sequence MTVPSAISPHEAPSGTACSRARPAAGPFPLLVTVALLAGVLAGPTGTASAETAPVGPLSVTQAAGSVEVLGTVWAPVKSGSVLGTALRTGTGRAVLKEGSGGTLTVASSSTLRVYQGQPDLQSGRFYISGPYQLYAFGTHMVSEGKVRLDAGASLQRVAVISGSLRISPGGRAVTLKTGQQYDFRSGRTSDFRENDPWYDSRFAGAGDAVLQASRGTVLSGPDADHLRPAETGLVLGSGDRLRTGAQAWAEIGFTGGGYLRLQAESQLRVMGVEKTDRGREVLLQLESGSAWNVVQRNQGGYQLSTPTVTTAVRGTVFRVDASGLVKVFDGSVSIPSQGDALLAQGRERATTGQVAPLTTDAQDSFNIARDAERARRTVLQVPTLRSLPDLKLALKSNPDAVVTVSIGGHDYVVTGQDGAYSLQQTLPEGRYTLSVRAARTAGSVSINQSVVIDRTPPELTVTSVRTTGHLLTVTGTVRDAFTARPLLRATLDGQTYSLHATGAFTWTLPVSGTGTPTLSVTAQDDTGNRSYAKLP from the coding sequence GTGACCGTTCCGTCGGCCATCTCACCCCACGAGGCGCCGTCCGGCACGGCATGCAGCCGTGCCCGGCCCGCTGCGGGTCCGTTCCCGCTGCTCGTCACGGTGGCTCTGCTGGCAGGCGTCCTCGCCGGGCCGACCGGAACGGCGTCGGCAGAGACCGCTCCGGTCGGCCCGCTGAGCGTCACGCAGGCCGCCGGGAGCGTCGAGGTGCTCGGGACGGTATGGGCGCCCGTCAAGTCAGGCAGCGTCCTCGGGACGGCCCTGCGGACCGGCACGGGCCGCGCCGTCCTGAAGGAAGGGAGCGGCGGCACCCTGACGGTCGCGAGTTCCTCCACGCTGCGCGTGTACCAGGGACAGCCGGACCTGCAGAGCGGACGGTTCTACATCAGCGGGCCGTACCAGCTGTACGCCTTCGGAACGCACATGGTCAGCGAAGGCAAGGTCCGCCTCGACGCGGGCGCGTCCCTGCAGCGCGTCGCGGTGATCTCCGGATCGCTGCGCATCTCGCCGGGCGGGCGGGCCGTGACCCTGAAGACCGGACAGCAGTACGATTTCCGGTCCGGCAGGACGAGCGACTTCCGCGAGAACGACCCGTGGTACGACTCGCGCTTCGCGGGCGCGGGCGACGCGGTGCTGCAGGCGAGCCGCGGTACGGTCCTCAGCGGCCCGGACGCCGACCACCTGCGCCCCGCCGAGACGGGACTGGTGCTCGGCAGTGGCGACCGCCTGCGGACGGGCGCGCAGGCCTGGGCGGAGATCGGCTTCACGGGCGGCGGGTACCTGCGCCTGCAGGCCGAGAGCCAGTTGCGCGTGATGGGCGTCGAGAAGACCGACCGGGGCCGCGAGGTGCTGCTGCAGCTGGAGTCCGGCAGTGCGTGGAACGTCGTGCAGCGCAACCAGGGCGGGTACCAGCTGAGCACGCCGACCGTCACGACCGCCGTGCGCGGCACCGTGTTCCGCGTGGACGCCTCGGGCCTCGTGAAGGTCTTCGACGGGTCGGTGTCCATCCCGTCGCAGGGGGACGCGCTGCTCGCGCAGGGCCGCGAGCGCGCCACGACCGGGCAGGTCGCGCCGCTCACGACGGACGCGCAGGACAGCTTCAACATCGCCCGTGACGCCGAACGCGCCCGCAGGACCGTGCTGCAGGTCCCGACCCTCCGCAGCCTCCCGGACCTGAAACTCGCCCTGAAGAGCAACCCGGACGCGGTCGTGACCGTCAGCATCGGCGGTCACGATTACGTCGTGACGGGCCAGGACGGCGCGTACTCGCTGCAGCAGACGCTGCCGGAAGGCCGCTACACGCTCTCCGTCCGCGCTGCGCGCACGGCAGGAAGCGTCAGCATCAACCAGAGCGTCGTCATCGACCGCACCCCGCCCGAACTGACCGTCACGTCCGTCCGCACCACCGGGCACCTCCTGACCGTCACCGGCACCGTCCGGGACGCCTTCACGGCCCGGCCGCTCCTGCGGGCGACCCTGGATGGGCAGACGTACAGCCTGCACGCCACGGGCGCATTCACGTGGACGCTTCCGGTCTCGGGCACCGGCACGCCCACCCTGAGCGTGACGGCGCAGGACGACACCGGCAACAGGAGTTATGCGAAGCTCCCCTGA
- a CDS encoding NADH-quinone oxidoreductase subunit N: MTTLTLPDVTLAPMLPVLLTLLGAVAATVLGFFVPRRTVAIISLLTLALSAVSMGTLWDRGLSAFGGSLQADNAAIALGMVLLLGSAIAVLVSLDTAGRARLNFPEFDAVLMFAVTGTLVIAFSGDLVTMLIGLEVMSLSGYVLATLQDSRESEEAGVKYFLLGATGSAILIYGIALVYGATGSLNYAGIAGAASGLAVQNGPLLVAGALLLLCGFGFKVALAPFHQWTPDVYGGSPTVVSLFLSTVVKVAAFAGMLRVFSGALHNAPAWLDVLAVLTAVTLVVGNLAALFQTNFKRLLAYSAVAQTGFLALTLLGRPETGGPALAYYLLVYTLTTAAALAIVAALQRTEAGLEISDMRGLYYRHPGYAAALSICLASLAGLPPFAGFMAKYMAFQAAFQNGYAWVAVVAALTSIAAFVYYMRVAALLFLPDRTPAREYPGTRTATTFSVALGVVGVTVLGILPNLAYAWVAYPGIWTSLAGT, encoded by the coding sequence ATGACCACCCTCACCCTGCCCGACGTCACGCTCGCCCCGATGCTGCCCGTCCTGCTCACCCTGCTGGGCGCGGTGGCCGCCACGGTCCTCGGGTTCTTCGTGCCGCGCCGAACGGTCGCCATCATCTCCCTCCTCACGCTCGCCCTGTCCGCCGTCAGCATGGGCACCCTCTGGGACCGGGGCCTGAGCGCCTTCGGCGGCTCCCTGCAGGCCGACAACGCCGCCATCGCGCTCGGCATGGTGCTGCTGCTCGGGTCGGCCATCGCGGTCCTCGTGTCGCTCGACACGGCCGGACGCGCCCGCCTGAACTTCCCGGAATTCGACGCGGTCCTCATGTTCGCCGTGACGGGCACGCTCGTCATCGCGTTCTCCGGCGACCTCGTCACCATGCTCATCGGCCTGGAAGTCATGAGCCTCAGCGGCTACGTGCTCGCCACCCTGCAGGACAGCCGCGAGAGCGAGGAAGCGGGTGTCAAGTACTTCCTGCTCGGCGCGACCGGCAGCGCCATCCTCATCTACGGCATCGCGCTCGTGTACGGCGCGACCGGCAGCCTCAACTACGCGGGCATCGCCGGGGCCGCGTCGGGCCTCGCCGTGCAGAACGGGCCGCTGCTCGTCGCGGGCGCACTGCTGCTCCTGTGCGGCTTCGGCTTCAAGGTGGCGCTCGCCCCCTTCCACCAGTGGACGCCGGACGTGTACGGCGGCTCGCCCACCGTCGTCAGCCTGTTCCTCAGCACCGTCGTCAAGGTCGCCGCGTTCGCCGGGATGCTGCGCGTGTTCAGCGGCGCCCTCCACAACGCGCCCGCATGGCTGGACGTGCTCGCCGTCCTGACCGCCGTGACGCTGGTCGTCGGGAACCTCGCCGCGCTCTTCCAGACGAACTTCAAACGCCTCCTCGCGTACTCCGCCGTCGCTCAGACCGGCTTCCTCGCCCTGACGCTCCTCGGACGGCCCGAGACGGGCGGCCCCGCCCTCGCGTACTACCTGCTCGTGTACACCCTCACGACCGCCGCCGCGCTCGCCATCGTGGCAGCCCTGCAGCGCACCGAAGCCGGACTGGAGATCAGCGACATGCGCGGCCTGTACTACCGCCACCCCGGCTACGCGGCCGCGCTGTCCATCTGCCTCGCGAGCCTCGCGGGCCTCCCGCCCTTCGCGGGCTTCATGGCCAAGTACATGGCGTTCCAGGCGGCCTTCCAGAACGGGTACGCGTGGGTGGCGGTCGTCGCGGCCCTCACCAGCATCGCGGCGTTCGTGTACTACATGCGCGTCGCGGCCCTGCTGTTCCTTCCGGACCGCACGCCCGCCCGCGAGTATCCCGGCACCCGCACCGCCACCACCTTCAGCGTCGCGCTCGGCGTGGTCGGCGTGACCGTCCTGGGGATCCTCCCGAACCTCGCGTACGCCTGGGTGGCGTACCCCGGCATCTGGACTAGCCTCGCCGGAACCTGA
- a CDS encoding CHASE2 domain-containing protein produces MRSSPDQTVSGTETLTRLTAGRRYPPTFTRWMLVAAVLLAMLCALGSPLNGALWDALNRSLPAPPDPRIVVIGIDDATVRDYGRLDTWDRSLYARALNTLDQAGVRAVALDILFQGRASGDDQLAPVLHRPNVVLATTPEDPQGTGFGPRTGTRAVYGLSALNIDPDGVVRNFQRNYLLQDGTAAPSLSEQLARAAGIPAQDSVRPMTLRYVQTDRSTLPVLSFRDVINGNIRYSQLQDKLVIIGLTATGSQGSSYLDVAHQPVPGVILEARAVSSLLSPPFRNLPAWTGVLLCVLAAVAAVLLRGLWGFVIALGAVGLAVPLWLANTQFPGATVSLSAVMGLLLVAAERWWQLRHLGTVDPLTGLGNRLAFTRAVEHRWQSRAERPIGLLLVDLTGFRSVNDRLGYQAGDALLQHLAGTLRGNKRRADVVFRWGSDEFVLLVDDTDPQELARFASRLQVALSEVGGPDGNVRASIGHAMTGPDIRTPNELIERASRMRYRNKYREE; encoded by the coding sequence ATGCGAAGCTCCCCTGACCAGACCGTGTCAGGGACCGAGACCCTCACCCGACTGACGGCCGGGCGACGCTACCCGCCCACCTTCACCCGCTGGATGCTGGTGGCGGCGGTTCTGCTCGCCATGCTCTGCGCCCTCGGCTCGCCTCTCAACGGCGCGTTGTGGGACGCACTGAACCGCTCGCTGCCCGCCCCCCCCGACCCGCGCATCGTCGTGATCGGCATCGACGACGCCACCGTCCGCGACTACGGACGCCTCGACACCTGGGACCGCAGCCTGTACGCCCGCGCCCTCAACACCCTGGACCAGGCGGGCGTGCGTGCCGTCGCGCTCGACATCCTCTTCCAGGGACGCGCGAGCGGCGACGATCAGCTCGCGCCCGTCCTGCACCGCCCGAACGTCGTGCTCGCCACCACGCCCGAAGACCCGCAGGGCACGGGCTTCGGGCCGCGCACCGGGACGCGCGCCGTGTACGGCCTGTCCGCCCTGAACATCGACCCGGACGGCGTGGTCCGCAACTTCCAGCGCAACTACCTGCTGCAGGACGGCACGGCCGCCCCCAGCCTCAGCGAGCAGCTCGCGCGGGCCGCCGGCATTCCCGCGCAGGACAGCGTGCGCCCCATGACACTGCGCTACGTGCAGACGGACCGCAGCACCCTGCCGGTCCTCTCGTTCCGGGACGTCATCAACGGCAACATCCGCTACTCGCAGCTGCAGGACAAGCTCGTCATCATCGGCCTGACCGCCACCGGCTCGCAGGGCTCCAGTTACCTGGACGTGGCGCACCAGCCGGTGCCGGGCGTGATCCTGGAGGCGCGCGCCGTGTCGTCCCTGCTGTCCCCGCCCTTCCGGAACCTGCCCGCGTGGACGGGCGTGCTGCTGTGCGTGCTGGCCGCTGTGGCGGCCGTGCTGCTGCGCGGCCTGTGGGGTTTCGTGATCGCGCTGGGCGCGGTGGGCCTCGCCGTGCCGCTCTGGCTCGCGAACACGCAGTTTCCCGGCGCGACCGTCTCGCTGAGCGCCGTGATGGGCCTGCTGCTCGTCGCGGCGGAACGCTGGTGGCAGCTGCGGCACCTCGGGACCGTGGACCCGCTCACCGGGCTGGGCAACCGCCTCGCCTTCACGCGCGCCGTGGAGCACCGCTGGCAGTCCCGTGCCGAGCGGCCCATCGGCCTGCTGCTGGTGGACCTGACGGGCTTCCGCAGCGTCAACGACCGCCTCGGGTACCAGGCCGGAGACGCGCTGTTGCAGCACCTGGCCGGCACCCTGCGCGGCAACAAGCGCCGAGCGGACGTCGTGTTCCGCTGGGGGTCGGACGAGTTCGTGCTGCTGGTGGACGACACGGACCCGCAGGAGCTCGCGCGCTTCGCGAGCCGCCTGCAGGTGGCGCTGTCGGAGGTGGGCGGCCCGGACGGCAACGTGCGCGCCAGCATCGGGCACGCCATGACCGGCCCCGACATCCGCACACCGAACGAACTGATCGAACGGGCGTCCCGCATGCGCTACCGCAACAAGTACCGCGAAGAGTAA
- a CDS encoding ABC-F family ATP-binding cassette domain-containing protein has translation MLVGLQEVVKDFGTRAVLDGVTMGVEPGDRMALVGRNGAGKSTLLKLLTGDLQPDAGQVVRGPGVRVRALSQDPTFPDGSTVDSVLEAAFSELDELERQLDAAAHDMTGGDPASIERHAELLEHFARRGGYERRSRKAGVTLAFGFRDREHEPVGGLSGGERTRLGLAAILVENPDVLLLDEPTNHLDIVMVEWLERFLSGYRGAMLLISHDRAFLDAVSTETAYLSGGTVKVYPGNYSTFREALEADLERQRQRALIESKQIQTLQASADRMKIWGLGMSKLARRAKSMQSRVDRMKAAATAPPPPPERRLSNIVFHAPESGDLVLDARHLSKSVSGRSLFRDVNVQLRRGERVALIGRNGAGKTTLLRVLLGLTPSDDPRAQIRTGARVSLGYYDQQLRGVDEHATLYDEARVYVEKDAQAHDLLGTYLFPYDQHDKKVSTLSGGERARLALLKLAQEDHNFLVLDEPTNHLDIEMLETLEGALDEFAGTLLMISHDRRLVENLADRIWLIEDGQFHEYPGGYAYYQEKHRPAGPAPEPAPTPAKSAAPAPKGKGLWQLNRDLEAIEADIATLEAELERAHLALAQPAPDADFAVLGKAAHDLETRLEARMDDWARVQEEIEARS, from the coding sequence GTGCTTGTCGGCTTACAGGAAGTTGTGAAGGATTTCGGGACCCGCGCGGTGCTCGATGGCGTGACCATGGGGGTCGAACCGGGCGACCGGATGGCCCTCGTGGGCCGGAACGGTGCCGGAAAAAGCACCCTGCTCAAACTGCTCACCGGGGACCTGCAGCCCGACGCGGGACAGGTGGTGCGAGGCCCCGGCGTGCGCGTCCGGGCGCTGTCGCAGGACCCCACGTTTCCGGACGGCTCGACCGTCGACTCGGTGCTCGAAGCGGCCTTCAGCGAACTCGACGAACTCGAACGCCAGCTGGACGCGGCCGCGCACGACATGACGGGCGGCGACCCCGCCAGCATCGAACGGCACGCCGAACTCCTCGAACACTTCGCGCGGCGCGGCGGGTACGAACGCCGCAGCCGCAAGGCGGGCGTCACGCTCGCCTTCGGGTTCCGTGACCGCGAGCACGAACCGGTCGGCGGCCTGTCCGGCGGGGAACGCACCCGGCTCGGCCTCGCCGCGATCCTCGTCGAGAACCCCGACGTGCTGCTCCTCGACGAGCCCACCAACCACCTCGACATCGTGATGGTCGAGTGGCTGGAACGCTTCCTGAGCGGCTACCGCGGCGCGATGCTCCTCATCAGCCACGACCGCGCCTTCCTCGACGCCGTCAGCACCGAAACCGCGTACCTGTCGGGCGGCACCGTCAAGGTCTACCCCGGCAACTACAGCACCTTCCGCGAGGCGCTCGAAGCGGACCTCGAACGCCAGCGGCAACGCGCCCTGATCGAAAGCAAACAGATTCAGACGCTGCAGGCCAGCGCGGACCGCATGAAGATCTGGGGCCTGGGCATGAGCAAACTCGCGCGGCGCGCCAAGAGCATGCAGAGCCGCGTGGACCGCATGAAGGCCGCCGCGACCGCCCCGCCCCCACCCCCGGAACGCCGCCTGTCGAACATCGTGTTCCACGCCCCGGAGAGCGGGGACCTCGTGCTGGACGCCCGCCACCTCAGCAAGAGCGTGTCTGGCCGCAGCCTCTTCCGGGACGTGAACGTCCAGCTCAGGCGCGGCGAGCGCGTCGCCCTGATCGGCCGCAACGGCGCGGGCAAGACCACCCTGCTGCGCGTCCTGCTGGGCCTCACGCCCAGCGACGACCCGCGCGCCCAGATCCGCACGGGCGCCCGCGTCAGCCTCGGGTACTACGACCAGCAGCTGCGCGGCGTGGACGAACACGCGACCCTCTACGACGAGGCGCGCGTGTACGTCGAGAAGGACGCGCAGGCGCACGACCTGCTCGGCACGTACCTCTTCCCGTACGACCAGCACGACAAGAAGGTCAGCACCCTCTCCGGCGGCGAACGCGCCCGCCTCGCCCTGCTGAAGCTCGCGCAGGAGGACCACAACTTCCTCGTGCTCGACGAGCCCACCAACCACCTCGACATCGAGATGCTCGAAACGCTGGAAGGCGCACTCGACGAGTTCGCCGGAACCCTCCTGATGATCAGCCACGACCGCCGCCTCGTCGAGAACCTCGCCGACCGCATCTGGCTCATCGAGGACGGACAGTTCCACGAGTACCCCGGCGGGTACGCGTACTACCAGGAGAAGCACCGGCCCGCCGGACCCGCGCCCGAACCCGCCCCCACCCCCGCGAAGAGCGCCGCGCCTGCCCCGAAAGGCAAGGGCCTGTGGCAGCTCAACCGCGACCTGGAAGCCATCGAGGCCGACATCGCCACGCTGGAGGCAGAACTGGAACGGGCGCACCTCGCGCTCGCCCAGCCCGCCCCCGACGCGGACTTCGCGGTGCTCGGCAAGGCCGCGCACGACCTGGAGACCCGCCTGGAAGCCCGCATGGACGACTGGGCGCGCGTGCAGGAAGAGATCGAAGCGCGCAGCTGA